One region of Eupeodes corollae chromosome 1, idEupCoro1.1, whole genome shotgun sequence genomic DNA includes:
- the LOC129938705 gene encoding lipoyl synthase, mitochondrial translates to MLRQCVPKSPVKSLVYRCQHTSTEKIEEIRERLAKGPKFQDFVQNPNYTAEEWNEYEGKLRREKGENERLRLPPWLKTTIPTGKNFNKIKEQLRDLKLATVCEEARCPNIGECWGGGEHGTQTATIMLMGDTCTRGCRFCSVKTARNPPPLDPQEPVNTATAIASWGLDYIVLTSVDRDDLSDGGAAHIAETVKEIKARNPNIFVECLVPDFRGNLDSVKKIAQSGLDVYAHNIETVEKLTPFVRDRRAEYRQTLAVLKEAKQFNPKLVTKSSIMLGLGETDEQIEQTLNDLRKVGVECVTLGQYMQPTKKHLKVIEYVTPEKFKHWEERGQQLGFLYTASGPLVRSSYKAGEFFITSILKTRQENTAEKL, encoded by the exons ATGTTACGACAGTGCGTTCCTAAATCTCCGGTAAAAtca CTTGTTTATCGCTGTCAACACACAAGTACTGAAAAAATCGAAGAAATCCGTGAAAGATTGGCCAAAGGACCAAAATTTCAGGATTTCGTTCAAAATCCCAACTACACCGCAGAAGAATGGAATGAATATGAGGGTAAACTACGTCGTGAAAAGGGAGAAAACGAGCGCCTCAGATTGCCTCCTTGGTTAAAGACAACCATTCCGACGGGcaagaatttcaataaaatcaaggaACAACTTAGAGATCTTAAATTGGCAACAGTCTGTGAAGAGGCTCGATGTCCTAACATTGGCGAGTGTTGGGGTGGTGGCGAACATGGCACACAAACTGCCACTATAATG ttGATGGGGGATACTTGTACACGCGGCTGTCGGTTTTGTTCAGTGAAAACAGCCAGAAATCCACCTCCGCTGGACCCACAAGAGCCTGTGAACACAGCTACAGCTATTGCTTCATGGGGATTGGACTACATTGTCCTCACTTCAGTCGATAGAGATG ATTTGTCCGACGGAGGTGCAGCTCACATCGCTGAAACTGTTAAGGAAATCAAAGCAAGGAATCCCAATATCTTCGTCGAATGCCTGGTGCCTGATTTTCGAGGCAACCTAGATTCTGTAAAGAAAATCGCTCAGTCAGGACTCGATGTTTATGCCCATAACATCGAAACTGTCGAAAAACTCACACCCTTTGTCCGCGATCGCCGCGCCGAATACCGACAGACCTTGGCTGTTCTCAAGGAAGCCAAGCAATTCAACCCAAAACTCGTTACAAAGAGCTCCATAATGCTCGGTCTGGGAGAAACTGACGAACAAATCGAACAAACCCTCAATGACCTTCGTAAGGTTGGAGTGGAGTGTGTGACCCTCGGTCAGTACATGCAACCCACAAAGAAACATCTAAAAGTCATCGAATACGTGACACCGGAGAAGTTCAAGCATTGGGAAGAACGAGGTCAGCAACTGGGATTCCTTTACACAGCCAGTGGACCATTGGTTCGCAGTTCATACAAAGCTGGAGAGTTCTTTATcacaagtattttaaaaaccagACAGGAAAACACCGCCGAGAAGTTGTAA